From Desulforegula conservatrix Mb1Pa:
TCCGGCGCAGGCCGGAATCCAGAAGTACATGAAAATACTGGATGCCGGATTAAGTCCGGCATGACGCCACAGTTCGTTTTTGACTTTTTTGCGAGACCATCAAAATTGGAAATAGTTTTGATTATTTGCTTGTATACGATCTGTAATCAAAAATAACCTTGCTTCCGCCTTCCTCAATCATAAATGGCAGTTCACGGTATTCACTAAGTGCTTTTGAAATTTGTTCCTGCTTATCAACTGGTGCAAGCAGAAACATGAATCCACCACCACCGGCTCCGGCAATTTTGCCGGAATATGCTCCAGCTTCGATGGCTTTTCTGTACATTTCATCCGTGGTTTCATTTGATATTCCGCTTGCCATCTGCTGCTTCAGTTCCCAGTTTACTGCAAGCAGCTTTCCGCAGCCCTCTATGTTTCCGTCCCTAAGGCAATCAATAAAAGGGTCAACAAGTGAGGCCATCTTTTTCATGTTTTCGAATTTATCAGTGCTTTTCAGGTTAGATTTCTGCTCACTGAGTATCAGATCTGCACTCCTTGCGATTCCAGTATAAAAAAGAAGTATGGAGCCTGCGAATTTCCTGATTTGATGCGGCTGAAGATTCACCTTCTCTCTAAGTGTGACATGATCTTTCTTGAAAGTGAATTTGTTTATACCGCCGAAAGCCGCTGCGTACTGATCCTGTCTGCCTATGGGTTTTCCCATTATATCTATTTCAATTCTGCATGCTTCTTCAGCAAGCTGTTCAGCTGTAACAAGCACATTCTTATAAGTGTAAAGTGCGTGAAGAAGAGCCACAGTTATAGAACTTGAGCTGCCAAGACCGGATCCCGAAGACGGTATATCAGCAAGAGTGGTAATCTCGACGCCTTTATCCACGCCTGTTATGCGCATGGCCTCCCGTACCAGGTCATGCTTGATTTCAGAAACACTGCTTACGCATTCTTTTATGGAATAGTTTACATATATAAGATCATCAAATCGTTCCTTGATTATTGCGTAAACATATTTATCGATTGCCGTGCAGACAACCATGCCTTCTTCTCTGTCATAAAAAGCAGGCATGTCTGAACCTCCGCCAACAAAACTTATTCTAAGTGGTGTCCTTACAATTATCATTGAATAATCCTGATGTTGAATTAGTCTTGATGGTTTCGCAAAAAGTAAGAAAAGGACTTTAGCGTCATGCCTGACTTGATCAGGCATCCAGTATTTTAGTTACTTCTGGATTCCGGCATGCGCCGGAATGAGTTTGAACTGACTTTTTGCGGGACCATCATAATTGAGGCGCCGCAACTCCAAAATCGCCGAGACCTGAAAGACTGAATAACAATGTGATTCTTTCCTCGTTTTCTTTGTCAGCGTAATTGATGTCCGTAGCCCAGCATTGTTTTGAATATCTCAGCCCTGTAACAGTTTCAATCGTTTTACCATTAAGTATGTCTTTTTCGAAGAGTCCGTAAGCCTTGATTTGTGATGTCATAGCAAGTTCAAGTCCGGATTTGAAGGACTCAATTCCTGTTTTTGATTCATCATTATCTTTATCTGTATTTCTGTATTCAAGTAAGGCGGCATGGCCCGAATCTGATTTGATTATCATTTTTATGTTGTGGGAAACAAAGTCATAATCATAAACAGACCATTCCGAATCTGCCTCAAGAAGGAGATTTGGATATGGTGTTATGCTCAGCTCTGTAAGCAGGGGAGTGAAAGGCTGCTGATTTTTTTCCTCAGCTTTATTTATATCATAGCTCTGTTCAAAATAAAGCCTGCACATGCGGTTGAATCTTGTGATCCCTTCCTCTGCTATGTCTTTATCAGCTCCTATTAGTGTGTTTGTCAGAGACCAGGTAATATTTTTGCTTTTTTTAATAATATCCCTTCCATCAAAATCAGGAAGAACCTCCTGGTTTTTGTCTGGTATATAGGAAAAACCAATGCTTGGTTCTATATTATGAAGAAGATCTCTCGCACCTGAAAAATCGGTATTATAAGTTCTGCTGAGTCTTGATCCAAGGTTGACTCCGACGTTGTATATGGATCGGCTGTGTATATCCTTGGCAGTTTCTCTGTCTTCTGTTCTGTCTGCCCACAATGTCTGCGTAAGGCCAACGTATGGGTCAAGTATCAGGAAATTGCTGATTTGCTTCGGAGTATGGGCTTCTCCGAATACTGACATTCTGTCTCCATTTTTACCATCTATGCTGTAGAAATCAGTGTAGTTTCCTCCAAAGCTTGCGAGTAGGGAAGAATCTCCAAAAGGCAGCATTGTGGTCCCAAACTGCATTCTTGGGAGATATTTAATTGTTTCATCTTTCACATTTTGGGTTCTTGCAATTACGTCATCATACCATGCTACGTCGGTATTGAGCGAAAATATTTCCGTTGTCTTTGAAAGATTCATTCTGTTCAATCTGACGTTTTCGTCATTTCCATCAAGATGTCTGCCGAAGTATTTTGTGTATGTACCTGATGTGTCATCATAACCAGTCTGTCTTCCTGAAAATTCGAGCAGATAATCCTGGTCACTAACAAAATCAAGATCAAGTTTTCCTTTTAAGCCGTAATCACTGAATTGATGATCGGCTTTCATTCTGATCCAGTATCGGTCGCTGTTTTCTCTGTCCCAGGTATCGTGGGTGTATCCCCAGTCATTTGATGACTCTGGAGATCCGTTATCTTTTTTCTGATCATCTATATATTCAGCCATGAGTATGCCAAGGCTTTCCTTATCGAGATTATATCTGTATTCAAGGCCTGTTTTGATACCCCTCAGGGTCATTGTATTGGCATAAAATGTCGCGTCTGTATTATCATTTATGGCCCAATAATAAGGTTGCTGGTATTCTGACCCTTTTCTTGTTGAATAACCAAGTTCAGGCAAAAGAAAACCACTCTGGCGTTTGACCTTAACAGGAAAAAAGAAATAAGGAGAATACGCTATGGGAGCATCTTTTGCCATCAAAGAAGCGTCATCCATCGAACCGTAGCCGTTTATGGTGACGTCAAGATTTTTCCCTGATATCTGCCAGTCCTTTTCATCTCCGTCACAGCTTGAAAAAAGAACATTGTCAGCCACGTATCTTTGATCCGCAATTTTTTCAAGACGTGAGGACTTAAGATAAAAATGGCTTTCTTCAACAAATAGATGACCATCAAAAATTGTTCCTGTTTCTTCCTTGATATTTAGTTTAAGAGCTTCGCTTTCGATTTTGTCCTTACCCCAGTTCATTTTTACATTTCCCCTGGCAAGGGCTGTTTTTGAAACAGTGTCATATTTGATATAATCTGCATGGATGTTTTTATTCTCGCCTGTGATTTCTGCGTTTCCTTCAAGCAGAATCAGGCCGTCCTTTTCATATACTATTCTGTCCGCAAAAAGTTGCCATGCAGTCTTTTCATCACTATTGCCGATTCCGAAGAAATCATGGGAGTCCTCACAATGAACTGAAAAAGCATATGAAAGCGATAAAAAGAATATAACTACTGAAAATATGCACAACGATGAAAAAGCTGAGGAATAGAGACGATATTTATTATATATATTTTTTTTATATTTAAAAAACACCTGATTTGTCTTTCAGATTCACTATTTGTTTAAAGTTAAGCTTGTTTCTTGATGCATCACAAAGATTACCGTATAAACCCTTAAACCGGACAAAATGTCAAGCGACTGGTCAAACTAAAATCTAAAGCCTTAAGGATATTTTTTCATGTTCATTACATTAGCCGGTATTGAAGGTTCAGGCAAGACCACCCAGATCAAAAAAATTGCGGATTATCTTGAAAGCAGAAAACAGCCTTATATATTGACAAGGGAACCGGGCGGAACTGAAATAGGCAAAAAAATCAGGGCCATTCTTCTGGATCCTGAGTCAAAGGGCCTTTCATCCAAGGCCGAACTTCTTCTTTATGCCGCTGACAGGGCACATCATATAGAATCTGTCATTACTCCGGCTCTTGCATCCGGGAAATTTGTGATCTGTGATCGATTTATGGACTGCACGACAGCATTTCAGGGTTACGGACGAGGAATCGATATTGCCCTAATAGAAAAAATTCATGATATAGTCCTCGAAGGTCTGAAACCTGATATTACTTTCCTCCTTGATAT
This genomic window contains:
- a CDS encoding GHMP family kinase ATP-binding protein — translated: MIIVRTPLRISFVGGGSDMPAFYDREEGMVVCTAIDKYVYAIIKERFDDLIYVNYSIKECVSSVSEIKHDLVREAMRITGVDKGVEITTLADIPSSGSGLGSSSSITVALLHALYTYKNVLVTAEQLAEEACRIEIDIMGKPIGRQDQYAAAFGGINKFTFKKDHVTLREKVNLQPHQIRKFAGSILLFYTGIARSADLILSEQKSNLKSTDKFENMKKMASLVDPFIDCLRDGNIEGCGKLLAVNWELKQQMASGISNETTDEMYRKAIEAGAYSGKIAGAGGGGFMFLLAPVDKQEQISKALSEYRELPFMIEEGGSKVIFDYRSYTSK
- a CDS encoding LPS-assembly protein LptD, which produces MCIFSVVIFFLSLSYAFSVHCEDSHDFFGIGNSDEKTAWQLFADRIVYEKDGLILLEGNAEITGENKNIHADYIKYDTVSKTALARGNVKMNWGKDKIESEALKLNIKEETGTIFDGHLFVEESHFYLKSSRLEKIADQRYVADNVLFSSCDGDEKDWQISGKNLDVTINGYGSMDDASLMAKDAPIAYSPYFFFPVKVKRQSGFLLPELGYSTRKGSEYQQPYYWAINDNTDATFYANTMTLRGIKTGLEYRYNLDKESLGILMAEYIDDQKKDNGSPESSNDWGYTHDTWDRENSDRYWIRMKADHQFSDYGLKGKLDLDFVSDQDYLLEFSGRQTGYDDTSGTYTKYFGRHLDGNDENVRLNRMNLSKTTEIFSLNTDVAWYDDVIARTQNVKDETIKYLPRMQFGTTMLPFGDSSLLASFGGNYTDFYSIDGKNGDRMSVFGEAHTPKQISNFLILDPYVGLTQTLWADRTEDRETAKDIHSRSIYNVGVNLGSRLSRTYNTDFSGARDLLHNIEPSIGFSYIPDKNQEVLPDFDGRDIIKKSKNITWSLTNTLIGADKDIAEEGITRFNRMCRLYFEQSYDINKAEEKNQQPFTPLLTELSITPYPNLLLEADSEWSVYDYDFVSHNIKMIIKSDSGHAALLEYRNTDKDNDESKTGIESFKSGLELAMTSQIKAYGLFEKDILNGKTIETVTGLRYSKQCWATDINYADKENEERITLLFSLSGLGDFGVAAPQL
- the tmk gene encoding dTMP kinase; protein product: MFITLAGIEGSGKTTQIKKIADYLESRKQPYILTREPGGTEIGKKIRAILLDPESKGLSSKAELLLYAADRAHHIESVITPALASGKFVICDRFMDCTTAFQGYGRGIDIALIEKIHDIVLEGLKPDITFLLDIDPEAGLTRAISGLTSGERCVKESRFEQESLNFHKRVREGYISLAEKEPSRFFIIDASMCMDAVAGKITEIIENIGSFRIGD